The Gymnogyps californianus isolate 813 chromosome 5, ASM1813914v2, whole genome shotgun sequence genome contains a region encoding:
- the PAK6 gene encoding LOW QUALITY PROTEIN: serine/threonine-protein kinase PAK 6 (The sequence of the model RefSeq protein was modified relative to this genomic sequence to represent the inferred CDS: inserted 1 base in 1 codon), translated as MFRKKKKKRPEISAPQNFEHRVHTSFDPKEGKFVGLPPQWQNILDTLRRPKPVVDPSRITRMQLQPMKTVVRGSTVEVEGYISGILNDIQKLSAISSNTLRGRSPTSRRRAQSLGLLGEDRPPDMYLQSPEADWADKYGNYLNCNGGTKVTRRQTMWPDYKPRLEGQSHPNGMVMKAQSLGPSEFQGADGSCLQRASGLQHMPTLPGESENTGKKSSEECWPQPCLVRQANSRPSGEGSPSSKSRENSLKRRLLRSVFPSSSGSNKSGPSLQMKPNAFFRPQQWGSPRSPAAKAQSLPSDQPASDLPRMISEAETPQKSPTVEKAIALPQGRPSPAGSPRNRQTQTSSSNLHLPQDSSVKGQLASEDPVVVTHEQFKAALRMVVDQGDPRTLLENYVKIGEGSTGIVCIAREKHSGRQVAVKMMDLRKQQRRELLFNEVVIMRDYQHVNVVEMYKSYLVGEELWVLMEFLXGGALTDIVSQIRLNEEQIATVCESVLQALSYLHSQGVIHRDIKSDSILLTLDGRVKLSDFGFCAQISKDVPKRKSLVGTPYWMAPEVIARIPYTTEVDIWSLGIMVIEMVDGEPPYFSDSPVQAMKRLRDSPPPKLKNFHRTSPVLRDFLERMLTRDPLERATAQELLDHPFLLQTGLPECLVPLIQQYRKRTSTC; from the exons ATGTTCCgtaagaagaagaagaaacgCCCGGAGATCTCGGCTCCGCAGAACTTTGAGCACCGTGTCCACACTTCATTTGACCCAAAGGAGGGCAAATTTGTGGGCCTGCCACCTCAATGGCAGAATATTCTAGACACGCTGAGGCGCCCCAAGCCAGTGGTAGACCCTTCAAGGATCACGAGGATGCAACTCCAGCCTATGAAG ACTGTGGTGAGGGGCAGCACTGTGGAAGTGGAAGGCTATATCTCCGGGATACTCAACGACATCCAGAAGCTTTCTGCCATCAGTTCGAACACTCTGAGGGGAAGGAGCCCCACCAGCAGGAGGAGAGCGCAGTCCCTTGGGCTCCTGGGGGAAGACAGACCCCCAGACATGTATCTTCAGAGTCCTGAAGCAGACTGGGCAGACAAATATGGAAACTACCTCAATTGCAATGGTGGAACCAAGGTGACCCGGAGGCAGACTATGTGGCCAGATTATAAACCCCGATTGGAAGGACAGTCTCATCCCAATGGTATGGTAATGAAAGCACAGTCCCTCGGGCCTTCGGAGTTCCAGGGCGCTGacggcagctgcctccagcgTGCCTCTGGTTTGCAGCATATGCCAACTCTACCAGGGGAGAGTGAGAACACGGGAAAGAAGAGCTCGGAAGAGTGCTGGCCTCAGCCTTGTCTCGTACGACAGGCAAACTCCAGGCCCTCAGGGGAGGGCAGCCCTAGCTCCAAATCAAGGGAGAACAGCTTGAAGAGGAGGCTGTTACGCAGTGTGTTCCCCTCATCCAGCGGCTCAAACAAGTCCGGCCCTTCCCTGCAGATGAAG CCTAATGCTTTCTTCAGGCCCCAGCAGTGGGGTTCACCACGCAGCCCTGCAGCCAAAGCCCAGTCTCTTCCATCAGATCAGCCTGCATCCGATTTGCCCAGGATGATCTCAGAAGCTGAGACCCCGCAGAAATCACCAACAGTGGAGAAGGCAATTGCGCTGCCACAAGGCAGGCCGTCACCGGCAGGGTCTCCCAGGAACCGGCAGACTCAGACTAGTTCTAGCAACCTTCACCTTCCCCAGGACTCTTCTGTGAAAGGGCAGCTGGCCAGTGAGGACCCGGTGGTTGTGACTCATGAGCAGTTCAAAGCTGCCCTTAGGATGGTTGTGGACCAGGGGGATCCCCGGACATTGCTAGAGAATTATGTAAAGATTGGTGAGGGGTCCACAGGTATTGTCTGTATTGCTCGAGAAAAGCACTCAGGGCGGCAGGTGGCAGTGAAAATGATGGatctgagaaagcagcagcgCCGGGAGCTCCTTTTTAATGAG GTGGTGATAATGAGGGACTATCAACATGTCAATGTAGTGGAGATGTACAAGAGCTATCTGGTGGGAGAGGAGCTCTGGGTGCTGATGGAGTTCC CAGGGGGAGCCCTCACAGACATTGTGTCTCAGATCAG GCTAAATGAAGAGCAAATTGCAACAGTGTGTGAATCAGTGCTGCAGGCTCTGTCATATCTTCACTCTCAGGGGGTCATTCACCGAGACATTAAGAGCGACTCCATTCTTCTGACACTGGATGGAAGG GTCAAACTCTCAGATTTTGGCTTCTGTGCTCAGATCAGTAAAGATGTACCTAAAAGAAAGTCCCTAGTAGGTACTCCCTACTGGATGGCTCCAGAAGTTATTGCAAGGATACCGTACACTACCGAG GTGGATATCTGGTCTCTGGGGATCATGGTGATAGAGATGGTGGATGGAGAACCCCCCTATTTTAGTGATTCTCCGGTCCAGGCAATGAAGAGACTCCGTGACAGTCCTCCTCCCAAACTGAAAAACTTCCACAGG ACCTCCCCAGTTCTGAGAGACTTCTTGGAAAGGATGTTGACACGGGATCCGCTAGAAAGAGCAACGGCACAAGAACTTCTGGATCACCCCTTTTTGCTCCAGACAGGACTTCCAGAGTGCCTGGTCCCCCTTATCCAACAATACAGAAAGCGTACCTCTACCTGCTGA